From Brassica oleracea var. oleracea cultivar TO1000 chromosome C3, BOL, whole genome shotgun sequence, a single genomic window includes:
- the LOC106330524 gene encoding uncharacterized mitochondrial protein AtMg00810-like produces the protein MGVPKYFLGVEMATHPDGVFFHQNTYVKEILNVAAMTNCNPMPTPLPQRIEDLDPRLFPEPTYFWSLAGKLQYLTITRPDIQYAVNLICQIMHAPTMADFCLLKRILRYLKGTQHLGLHIRKDSNLSLLAYCDSD, from the coding sequence ATGGGAGTACCGAAGTACTTTCTTGGAGTTGAAATGGCTACTCATCCTGATGGAGTCTTTTTTCACCAGAATACGTATGTAAAGGAGATTCTTAATGTTGCAGCCATGACAAACTGCAATCCTATGCCTACACCACTTCCTCAACGTATTGAGGATCTTGATCCTCGACTGTTCCCGGAGCCCACATACTTTTGGAGTCTTGCTGGCAAGTTACAATACTTGACAATCACCAGACCGGACATCCAATACGCTGTGAACCTTATATGTCAAATAATGCATGCTCCAACCATGGCTGACTTCTGTTTACTCAAGAGGATCTTACGGTATCTCAAAGGAACACAACACCTTGGTTTACACATCAGGAAGGATTCAAACCTCTCCCTCTTGGCTTATTGTGACAGTGACTAG
- the LOC106332400 gene encoding uncharacterized protein LOC106332400, translated as MDGRGGCCIARYGGYGGRYGLSKADRIMLRFRPIAPKPASDGGGASPGAGKYGSTTTSGGSSDVSCKPGRGKRKHQKESSGGNSRRCNRRKVSDRGVAATTTAVTLSLLPETPDKRAFPDLNVSPVENDQKRNGPLWLSFSGGDHGMLTPYKSAEISRRAVVVSSCVTVERVTDAWINGHGLGRTDEEKKMNLVRDTCPGFISDCVGRVTWTNEAYRKMAKEGAPGRSYDNFHVNVRLVMKERPMLTYPAFTCRVRLQYTCQDRERGSVTVPCDVWRMDGGGFAWKLDVKAALCL; from the coding sequence ATGGATGGTAGGGGAGGATGTTGCATAGCTAGATATGGCGGTTACGGCGGTCGCTACGGTCTTTCCAAAGCGGACCGAATCATGCTCCGGTTCCGTCCTATTGCTCCTAAACCGGCCAGCGACGGCGGAGGTGCATCTCCCGGCGCTGGAAAGTATGGTTCCACTACAACGAGTGGTGGCAGCTCCGATGTTTCCTGTAAACCCGGGAGAGGAAAGAGGAAGCATCAGAAGGAGAGTTCAGGTGGTAACTCCCGGCGGTGCAACCGGAGGAAGGTTTCCGACAGAGGCGTTGCTGCTACTACAACGGCGGTTACGTTGTCTCTTTTACCAGAGACGCCTGATAAAAGAGCTTTTCCAGATCTGAACGTTTCTCCGGTGGAGAATGATCAGAAGCGAAACGGTCCGTTGTGGCTGAGTTTCAGCGGCGGAGACCATGGGATGTTAACGCCGTACAAGAGTGCCGAGATATCACGAAGGGCGGTGGTGGTCTCGTCGTGTGTGACAGTTGAGCGTGTGACCGACGCTTGGATCAACGGTCATGGGTTGGGGAGGACAGATGAGGAGAAGAAAATGAATCTCGTGAGGGACACGTGTCCTGGGTTTATATCGGACTGTGTAGGAAGAGTAACGTGGACCAATGAGGCGTATAGGAAGATGGCCAAGGAAGGTGCACCGGGCAGGAGCTATGATAATTTTCACGTGAACGTAAGGTTGGTGATGAAGGAGAGGCCGATGCTTACGTACCCGGCGTTCACATGCAGAGTGAGACTACAGTACACGTGTCAAGATCGTGAAAGAGGATCAGTCACGGTGCCATGTGACGTGTGGAGGATGGACGGTGGAGGGTTTGCGTGGAAGCTTGACGTTAAGGCCGCTTTGTGCCTGTAA